From a region of the Cololabis saira isolate AMF1-May2022 chromosome 8, fColSai1.1, whole genome shotgun sequence genome:
- the rybpb gene encoding RING1 and YY1-binding protein B, with the protein MGDKKSPSRPKRQAKQSADDGYWDCSVCTFRNTAEAFKCSICDVRKGTSTRKPRINSQLVAQQVAQQYPMPPPPKKDRRERSERTDKERPDGEGERAAGEGPPLVVRPEAVRPEGDTPEKDKSDIIEQPIKDKPDREKEISPTVTKKPSSKKTRPKSDNHQSPPSDKQSIQSGKSATKTNKNSHISRPKLKNIDRSTAQQWAITVGNVTVIITDFKEKTRSSSTSSSTITSGAGSEQQHQSSGSESMDKGSSRASTPKGDLSVGHDESF; encoded by the exons ATGGGCGACAAGAAGAGCCCTAGCAG GCCGAAAAGACAAGCCAAGCAGAGCGCCGACGACGGCTACTGGGACTGCAGCGTGTGCACCTTCAGGAACACGGCCGAGGCGTTCAAGTGCAGCATCTGCGACGTGAGGAAGGGCACCTCCACCAG GAAACCCAGGATAAACTCCCAGCTGGTGGCCCAGCAGGTGGCTCAGCAGTACCCAATGCCTCCCCCGCCCAAGAAGGACCGGAGAGAGAGGAGCGAGCGCACGGACAAGGAGCGCCCAGACGGCGAAGGAGAGCGAGCCGCTGGAGAGGGCCCCCCCCTGGTCGTGCGTCCGGAGGCGGTGAGACCAGAGGGGGACACGCCTGAGAAGGACAAGAGCGACATCATCGAGCAACCCATCAAAGACAAACCCGACAGAGAGAAGGAAATCAGTCCAACTGTCACAAAGAAGCCCAGCAGCAAAAAGACCAG ACCCAAATCAGACAACCATCAGAGTCCCCCCAGTGACAAACAGAGCATACAGTCTGGTAAATCAGCAACCAAGACCAACAAGAACTCTCACATTTCCAG GCCCAAGCTGAAGAACATCGACCGGAGCACGGCCCAGCAGTGGGCCATCACGGTGGGGAACGTGACGGTGATCATAACGGACTTTAAGGAGAAGACCCGCTCCTCATCCACGTCCTCGTCCACCATCACGTCCGGCGCGGGCTCCGAACAGCAGCACCAGAGCTCCGGCTCCGAGAGCATGGACAAGGGCTCGTCGCGGGCCTCCACCCCCAAGGGGGATCTCTCTGTCGGCCATGACGAGTCATTCTGA